In the Theobroma cacao cultivar B97-61/B2 chromosome 1, Criollo_cocoa_genome_V2, whole genome shotgun sequence genome, one interval contains:
- the LOC18613397 gene encoding protein HUA2-LIKE 3 isoform X2, whose product MAPSRRKGASKAAAAAAARRQWKVGDLVLAKVKGFPAWPATVSEPEKWGYSSDWKKVLVYFFGTQQIAFCNPADVEAFTEEKKQSLLIKRQGKGADFVRAVQEIIDSYEKSKKQDQVDDYNSADGVTQVNYGNSVDSSASKDLTETCEATVELRLKSSNAVTNRNDPSHATEVAPAEAKIDALFEKESVSEQPLDKMLVKETPVLTTYSSRKRSGGLRSQKSVAQQKAPSVRRARSSSRVESSRFQNFMMSSNDVRTAADVSANVIQDGSLRRNKRVRKSTDASESDDVDSSVLMSNGSIDDNGSEIATVDSDAVSLNEGSTMDSSCKPEHSETVVECLEGDVELSKGLDFQIKTVVIKKKRKPLRKRVNHDSAEGPARMYAEADLNLGIDDTRKNLQNTCENLNEKYSKDDGDEHLPLVKRARVRRGKLSAAEEEFTSSSPTEEKPVNEGAVNLLEQMSPSSSCRNDSPADRDSLVLKGALVSISPSKYDTQVQGSGPEPWKVMRNQLGCLAGGEAALPPSKRLHRALEAMSANAAEEVQACAEHSPTMETLDDRCHGSPIRSCSHTAVDDKEANGLEQLGMDLLLNSDCGISSRSNSIPWEKCAKSSLEPDICSQPVKSPKNQKHDFHKDVFVEPMNHVSCDSHIGQSLEHPSPNPDKSQASFRPNCGSTDQQLPSEDDRDAEPVGLSNCRAENPDEQLNTSEHADMSSDPVTGTEKTGKVSPQDGSNVFKCTFEHTSHEKSDSLKSQTDDSSLVNGMCEVMEELLPEQRQKATSSLICNDNSDKDVVGVQLSSSSADGVDSPAKVSPSNASICHVSTSESANIIRSNGDCSPNVHSCHNKSLCVSIADDEGKADSAASERPKSVSKCSNYTEAHAALSSFENMLATLTRTKESIARATRIAIDCAKFGVSAKVVEIVTRNLERESSLHRRVDLFFLVDSITQCSRGLKGDVGGIYPSAIQATLPRLLYAAAPPGPSAHENRRQCLKVLKLWLERRILPESVVRHHIRELDSLSASSSGGAFSRRSARTERALDDPVRDMEGMLVDEYGSNSSFQLPGFCMPRMLKDEDEGSDSDGGSFEAVTPEHYSGTPEEQVANPVIEKRRHILEDVDGELEMEDVAPEIEMSSTSGAAGVNTAQTSLEQCDQHFPLPFAPPLPHDVPPSSPPLPSSPPPPPPPPPPPLPIPPCPTSDPFANGVDSTSHTSVHNRQDDLRSAVPPSVAPRINSAMCTNAAPYHGPESRDLPGPIEVSDCNASFNSYPVHPVNNIQQLDGPNFHHNAYPPRPPHPAQSNQFSYVNSGQHMNSMRDAPPPPYSNRYYSLNTDGGNYYNSHERMKPAPNELRESWRFPPQPFSGPQYADKVKASYGHGSYGGPQCEPTRLPNQGWGFHPPAMNHRNSFPVRPPPEGVVPVGSRVPPLLLFFLSETKMGASESVPQKSIHQFTVKDNKGQDVDLSIYEGKVLLVVNVASKCGLTDSNYTQLTDLYSKYKDQGLEILAFPCNQFLKQEPGTEQEVQQFACTRYKAEYPIFRKVRVNGPKTEPVYKFLKSNKSGFLGSRIKWNFTKFLVDKNGHVLGRYGPTTAPLAIEADIKKALGVDT is encoded by the exons ATGGCGCCCAGCCGAAGGAAGGGCGCCAGTAAGGCGGCCGCTGCCGCCGCCGCACGCCGCCAATGGAAAGTCGGCGATCTTGTCCTTGCTAAAGTCAAAGGCTTCCCTGCTTGGCCTGCCACG GTAAGCGAGCCAGAGAAGTGGGGCTATTCATCTGATTGGAAGAAAGTTCTGGTTTACTTCTTTGGAACCCAGCAAAT AGCCTTCTGTAATCCTGCTGATGTTGAAGCATTTACTGAAGAGAAGAAACAATCTCTTTTGATCAAACGTCAGGGGAAGGGTGCGGATTTTGTTCGTGCAGTCCAGGAAATTATTGACAGTTATGAGAAGTCAAAGAAACAGGATCAGGTTGATGATTATAATTCTGCTGATGGAGTTACTCAGGTGAATTATGGGAACTCAGTGGACTCATCTGCATCAAAGGATCTGACTGAAACCTGTGAGGCAACAGTAGAGTTGCGATTAAAAAGTTCAAATGCCGTGACAAATCGAAATGATCCAAGTCATGCAACTGAGGTTGCTCCAGCTGAGGCAAAAATTGATGCTCTGTTTGAAAAAGAATCTGTGTCAGAGCAACCTCTGGATAAGATGTTGGTCAAAGAAACACCCGTATTGACTACGTACTCATCAAGAAAAAGATCTGGAGGTTTACGATCTCAAAAATCTGTTGCACAGCAGAAGGCACCATCAGTTCGAAGGGCTAGAAGCTCATCAAGGGTGGAATCCTCTAGATTCCAGAATTTTATGATGTCATCTAATGATGTTAGGACTGCAGCTGATGTGTCAGCTAATGTGATCCAGGATGGATCCCTAAGGAGGAATAAACGAGTCAGAAAGTCTACAGATGCTTCTGAAAGTGATGATGTGGACTCATCTGTGTTAATGTCGAATGGTAGCATTGATGATAATGGGTCTGAAATTGCCACTGTTGATTCTGATGCTGTTAGCTTGAACGAAGGCAGCACTATGGATTCTAGTTGTAAACCAGAACACTCTGAGACCGTTGTCGAGTGTTTGGAGGGAGATGTTGAGTTGAGCAAAGGGCTTGATTTCCAAATAAAGACAGTTGTcattaagaagaaaaggaaacctCTTAGAAAGCGAGTAAATCATGACTCTGCTGAGGGTCCTGCTAGAATGTATGCAGAAGCAGATCTGAATTTAGGAATCGATGATACTCGGAAAAATTTGCAGAATAcatgtgaaaatttaaatgaGAAATATTCCAAAGATGATGGAGATGAGCATCTACCATTGGTGAAAAGAGCTAGGGTTCGCAGGGGCAAACTGTCAGCTGCTGAAGAGGAGTTCACTAGTTCTTCACCAACTGAAGAAAAGCCTGTTAATGAAGGTGCTGTCAATTTATTGGAGCAGATGAGTCCATCATCAAGCTGTCGCAATGATTCTCCTGCTGATAGAGACTCTTTAGTGTTGAAGGGAGCTTTGGTTAGTATATCACCTTCAAAGTATGACACTCAAGTTCAAGGAAGCGGGCCAGAACCTTGGAAAGTCATGAGAAATCAACTAGGCTGTTTGGCAGGTGGCGAAGCTGCGCTGCCTCCATCTAAACGCCTCCATCGTGCTTTGGAAGCTATGTCAGCTAATGCTGCTGAAGAAGTTCAGGCATGTGCTGAACATTCACCAACCATGGAAACATTAGATGATCGATGTCATGGTTCTCCGATTAGGAGTTGCTCTCATACAGCTGTTGACGACAAAGAAGCTAATGGGTTGGAGCAACTTGGCATGGATTTGCTTTTGAATAGTGATTGTGGCATCTCTTCTAGATCAAACTCAATACCGTGGGAAAAATGTGCCAAATCTTCTTTGGAACCAGATATTTGCAGTCAACCTGTGAAGAGtcctaaaaatcaaaagcaTGATTTCCATAAAGATGTCTTTGTGGAGCCTATGAACCATGTTAGTTGTGATAGTCATATAGGCCAAAGTTTAGAACACCCATCCCCTAATCCTGACAAAAGCCAGGCTAGTTTCAGACCCAATTGTGGTTCTACAGATCAGCAGTTGCCTTCAGAGGATGATCGTGATGCTGAACCTGTTGGCTTGAGCAATTGTAGGGCAGAAAATCCTGATGAACAATTAAATACTTCAGAACATGCTGACATGAGTTCAGATCCTGTCACAGGGACTGAGAAAACTGGTAAAGTTTCACCTCAGGATGGTTCAAATGTGTTTAAGTGCACTTTTGAGCATACCAGTCATGAGAAAAGTGATTCATTGAAGTCTCAAACTGATGACAGCAGCTTAGTCAATGGCAT GTGTGAGGTTATGGAAGAGCTCCTGCCTGAACAAAGGCAGAAGGCAACTTCTAGTTTGATTTGTAATGACAATTCAGACAAGGATGTTGTAGGTGTCCAGTTAAGTTCATCTTCAGCTGATGGAGTAGATTCTCCTGCTAAGGTCTCTCCTTCCAATGCTTCAATTTGCCATGTTTCTACTTCAGAGAGTGCTAATATTATTCGAAGCAATGGGGATTGCAGTCCAAATGTGCATTCTTGTCACAACAAATCTTTGTGCGTTTCAATTGCTGACGATGAAGGTAAAGCTGACTCTGCTGCTTCTGAAAGACCAAAATCTGTCAGTAAGTGCAGTAATTACACCGAAGCACATGCTGCTCTGTCATCCTTTGAAAATATGCTTGCAACCTTAACGAGGACAAAGGAGAGCATTGCTCGTGCAACACGCATAGCAATTGATTGTGCAAAGTTTGGTGTCTCTGCTAAG GTTGTAGAAATTGTTACTCGAAATTTGGAACGTGAGTCAAGCTTACACAGAAGAGTGGATTTGTTCTTTCTTGTGGATTCCATTACTCAGTGCTCCCGAGGTTTGAAAG GTGATGTTGGTGGCATCTACCCTTCAGCTATTCAAGCGACACTGCCTCGTCTACTCTATGCTGCAGCTCCCCCTGGACCTAGTGCACACGAAAATCGTCGGCAGTGCTTAAAG GTTTTGAAACTTTGGCTGGAAAGAAGAATCCTTCCGGAGTCTGTTGTTCGCCACCATATACGAGAACTTGATTCACTTAGTGCTTCATCTTCTGGTGGTGCCTTTTCTCGCCGCTCAGCTAGAACAGAGAGAGCATTGGATGATCCTGTCAGGGACATGGAGGGTATGCTTGTGGATGAGTATGGCAG CAATTCTAGTTTCCAGCTTCCTGGATTTTGTATGCCCCGAATGCTCAAGGATGAGGATGAAGGTAGTGATTCTGATGGAGGGAGTTTTGAGGCTGTTACTCCAGAACACTATTCTGGAACCCCTGAAGAACAAGTGGCAAACCCTGTAATTGAAAAGCGCAGACATATTTTGGAAGATGTTGATGGTGAACTTGAAATGGAGGATGTTGCTCCTGAGATTGAAATGAGCTCAACCAGTGGTGCTGCTGGAGTGAATACTGCACAAACTTCACTAGAGCAGTGTGATCAGCATTTCCCATTGCCGTTTGCCCCGCCTTTACCTCACGATGTGCCTCCATCATCACCACCACTGCCATCATCACCTCCACCGCCACCCCCACCCCCTCCCCCACCCCTTCCCATCCCTCCTTGTCCTACATCTGATCCCTTTGCTAATGGTGTTGATTCAACAAGTCATACCAGTGTACAT AATAGGCAAGATGATTTGCGATCTGCAGTTCCACCATCAGTTGCACCCAGAATTAATTCAGCAATGTGCACCAATGCAGCCCCTTATCATGGACCTGAATCTAGAGATCTTCCAGGCCCTATTGAGGTTTCTGATTGTAATGCCTCTTTCAACAGTTACCCAGTGCATCCAGTGAATAATATTCAACAACTTGATGGTCCTAACTTCCATCACAATGCCTACCCTCCACGACCTCCTCATCCTGCACAATCAAATCAGTTCTCATATGTTAATTCAGGCCAGCATATGAATTCGATGAGGGATGCCCCACCTCCTCCCTACTCCAACAGATACTATTCTCTGAACACTGATGGTGGAAATTATTATAATAGCCATGAGAGAATGAAACCGGCCCCAAATGAACTTAGAGAGAGCTGGAGGTTTCCTCCACAACCCTTCTCTG GTCCGCAGTATGCTGATAAAGTGAAAGCATCATATGGCCATGGCTCATATGGTGGACCCCAATGTGAGCCAACAAGGTTGCCAAACCAAGGATGGGGCTTCCACCCCCCTGCAATGAATCATAGAAACTCCTTTCCTGTCAGACCACCTCCAGAAGGTGTGGTCCCAGTTGGATCAAGAG TGCCACCC ctccttttgtttttcttatcaGAAACCAAAATGGGGGCTTCTGAATCGGTCCCTCAGAAATCAATCCATCAATTTACTGTCAag GATAACAAAGGTCAGGATGTGGACCTTAGCATATACGAAGGAAAAGTTCTCCTTGTGGTTAATGTTGCTTCTAAATg TGGGCTTACTGATTCGAATTATACCCAGTTGACTGATCTTTACAGCAAATACAAGGATCAAG GTCTAGAGATCTTGGCATTCCCATGCAATCAGTTTTTGAAGCAAGAACCTGGTACAGAGCAAGAAGTACAACAATTCGCTTGTACAAGATACAAGGCTGAATATCCTATTTTTCGAAAG GTTCGTGTCAATGGGCCAAAGACTGAACCTGTCTACaagtttttaaaatcaaacaaatctGGATTCCTGGGATCTAGGATAAAGTGGAACTTCACAAAGTTTTTAGTTGATAAAAATGGCCATGTCCTGGGTCGCTATGGCCCAAC
- the LOC18613397 gene encoding protein HUA2-LIKE 3 isoform X1 produces MAPSRRKGASKAAAAAAARRQWKVGDLVLAKVKGFPAWPATVSEPEKWGYSSDWKKVLVYFFGTQQIAFCNPADVEAFTEEKKQSLLIKRQGKGADFVRAVQEIIDSYEKSKKQDQVDDYNSADGVTQVNYGNSVDSSASKDLTETCEATVELRLKSSNAVTNRNDPSHATEVAPAEAKIDALFEKESVSEQPLDKMLVKETPVLTTYSSRKRSGGLRSQKSVAQQKAPSVRRARSSSRVESSRFQNFMMSSNDVRTAADVSANVIQDGSLRRNKRVRKSTDASESDDVDSSVLMSNGSIDDNGSEIATVDSDAVSLNEGSTMDSSCKPEHSETVVECLEGDVELSKGLDFQIKTVVIKKKRKPLRKRVNHDSAEGPARMYAEADLNLGIDDTRKNLQNTCENLNEKYSKDDGDEHLPLVKRARVRRGKLSAAEEEFTSSSPTEEKPVNEGAVNLLEQMSPSSSCRNDSPADRDSLVLKGALVSISPSKYDTQVQGSGPEPWKVMRNQLGCLAGGEAALPPSKRLHRALEAMSANAAEEVQACAEHSPTMETLDDRCHGSPIRSCSHTAVDDKEANGLEQLGMDLLLNSDCGISSRSNSIPWEKCAKSSLEPDICSQPVKSPKNQKHDFHKDVFVEPMNHVSCDSHIGQSLEHPSPNPDKSQASFRPNCGSTDQQLPSEDDRDAEPVGLSNCRAENPDEQLNTSEHADMSSDPVTGTEKTGKVSPQDGSNVFKCTFEHTSHEKSDSLKSQTDDSSLVNGMCEVMEELLPEQRQKATSSLICNDNSDKDVVGVQLSSSSADGVDSPAKVSPSNASICHVSTSESANIIRSNGDCSPNVHSCHNKSLCVSIADDEGKADSAASERPKSVSKCSNYTEAHAALSSFENMLATLTRTKESIARATRIAIDCAKFGVSAKVVEIVTRNLERESSLHRRVDLFFLVDSITQCSRGLKGDVGGIYPSAIQATLPRLLYAAAPPGPSAHENRRQCLKVLKLWLERRILPESVVRHHIRELDSLSASSSGGAFSRRSARTERALDDPVRDMEGMLVDEYGSNSSFQLPGFCMPRMLKDEDEGSDSDGGSFEAVTPEHYSGTPEEQVANPVIEKRRHILEDVDGELEMEDVAPEIEMSSTSGAAGVNTAQTSLEQCDQHFPLPFAPPLPHDVPPSSPPLPSSPPPPPPPPPPPLPIPPCPTSDPFANGVDSTSHTSVHNRQDDLRSAVPPSVAPRINSAMCTNAAPYHGPESRDLPGPIEVSDCNASFNSYPVHPVNNIQQLDGPNFHHNAYPPRPPHPAQSNQFSYVNSGQHMNSMRDAPPPPYSNRYYSLNTDGGNYYNSHERMKPAPNELRESWRFPPQPFSGPQYADKVKASYGHGSYGGPQCEPTRLPNQGWGFHPPAMNHRNSFPVRPPPEGVVPVGSRAPSGWWPR; encoded by the exons ATGGCGCCCAGCCGAAGGAAGGGCGCCAGTAAGGCGGCCGCTGCCGCCGCCGCACGCCGCCAATGGAAAGTCGGCGATCTTGTCCTTGCTAAAGTCAAAGGCTTCCCTGCTTGGCCTGCCACG GTAAGCGAGCCAGAGAAGTGGGGCTATTCATCTGATTGGAAGAAAGTTCTGGTTTACTTCTTTGGAACCCAGCAAAT AGCCTTCTGTAATCCTGCTGATGTTGAAGCATTTACTGAAGAGAAGAAACAATCTCTTTTGATCAAACGTCAGGGGAAGGGTGCGGATTTTGTTCGTGCAGTCCAGGAAATTATTGACAGTTATGAGAAGTCAAAGAAACAGGATCAGGTTGATGATTATAATTCTGCTGATGGAGTTACTCAGGTGAATTATGGGAACTCAGTGGACTCATCTGCATCAAAGGATCTGACTGAAACCTGTGAGGCAACAGTAGAGTTGCGATTAAAAAGTTCAAATGCCGTGACAAATCGAAATGATCCAAGTCATGCAACTGAGGTTGCTCCAGCTGAGGCAAAAATTGATGCTCTGTTTGAAAAAGAATCTGTGTCAGAGCAACCTCTGGATAAGATGTTGGTCAAAGAAACACCCGTATTGACTACGTACTCATCAAGAAAAAGATCTGGAGGTTTACGATCTCAAAAATCTGTTGCACAGCAGAAGGCACCATCAGTTCGAAGGGCTAGAAGCTCATCAAGGGTGGAATCCTCTAGATTCCAGAATTTTATGATGTCATCTAATGATGTTAGGACTGCAGCTGATGTGTCAGCTAATGTGATCCAGGATGGATCCCTAAGGAGGAATAAACGAGTCAGAAAGTCTACAGATGCTTCTGAAAGTGATGATGTGGACTCATCTGTGTTAATGTCGAATGGTAGCATTGATGATAATGGGTCTGAAATTGCCACTGTTGATTCTGATGCTGTTAGCTTGAACGAAGGCAGCACTATGGATTCTAGTTGTAAACCAGAACACTCTGAGACCGTTGTCGAGTGTTTGGAGGGAGATGTTGAGTTGAGCAAAGGGCTTGATTTCCAAATAAAGACAGTTGTcattaagaagaaaaggaaacctCTTAGAAAGCGAGTAAATCATGACTCTGCTGAGGGTCCTGCTAGAATGTATGCAGAAGCAGATCTGAATTTAGGAATCGATGATACTCGGAAAAATTTGCAGAATAcatgtgaaaatttaaatgaGAAATATTCCAAAGATGATGGAGATGAGCATCTACCATTGGTGAAAAGAGCTAGGGTTCGCAGGGGCAAACTGTCAGCTGCTGAAGAGGAGTTCACTAGTTCTTCACCAACTGAAGAAAAGCCTGTTAATGAAGGTGCTGTCAATTTATTGGAGCAGATGAGTCCATCATCAAGCTGTCGCAATGATTCTCCTGCTGATAGAGACTCTTTAGTGTTGAAGGGAGCTTTGGTTAGTATATCACCTTCAAAGTATGACACTCAAGTTCAAGGAAGCGGGCCAGAACCTTGGAAAGTCATGAGAAATCAACTAGGCTGTTTGGCAGGTGGCGAAGCTGCGCTGCCTCCATCTAAACGCCTCCATCGTGCTTTGGAAGCTATGTCAGCTAATGCTGCTGAAGAAGTTCAGGCATGTGCTGAACATTCACCAACCATGGAAACATTAGATGATCGATGTCATGGTTCTCCGATTAGGAGTTGCTCTCATACAGCTGTTGACGACAAAGAAGCTAATGGGTTGGAGCAACTTGGCATGGATTTGCTTTTGAATAGTGATTGTGGCATCTCTTCTAGATCAAACTCAATACCGTGGGAAAAATGTGCCAAATCTTCTTTGGAACCAGATATTTGCAGTCAACCTGTGAAGAGtcctaaaaatcaaaagcaTGATTTCCATAAAGATGTCTTTGTGGAGCCTATGAACCATGTTAGTTGTGATAGTCATATAGGCCAAAGTTTAGAACACCCATCCCCTAATCCTGACAAAAGCCAGGCTAGTTTCAGACCCAATTGTGGTTCTACAGATCAGCAGTTGCCTTCAGAGGATGATCGTGATGCTGAACCTGTTGGCTTGAGCAATTGTAGGGCAGAAAATCCTGATGAACAATTAAATACTTCAGAACATGCTGACATGAGTTCAGATCCTGTCACAGGGACTGAGAAAACTGGTAAAGTTTCACCTCAGGATGGTTCAAATGTGTTTAAGTGCACTTTTGAGCATACCAGTCATGAGAAAAGTGATTCATTGAAGTCTCAAACTGATGACAGCAGCTTAGTCAATGGCAT GTGTGAGGTTATGGAAGAGCTCCTGCCTGAACAAAGGCAGAAGGCAACTTCTAGTTTGATTTGTAATGACAATTCAGACAAGGATGTTGTAGGTGTCCAGTTAAGTTCATCTTCAGCTGATGGAGTAGATTCTCCTGCTAAGGTCTCTCCTTCCAATGCTTCAATTTGCCATGTTTCTACTTCAGAGAGTGCTAATATTATTCGAAGCAATGGGGATTGCAGTCCAAATGTGCATTCTTGTCACAACAAATCTTTGTGCGTTTCAATTGCTGACGATGAAGGTAAAGCTGACTCTGCTGCTTCTGAAAGACCAAAATCTGTCAGTAAGTGCAGTAATTACACCGAAGCACATGCTGCTCTGTCATCCTTTGAAAATATGCTTGCAACCTTAACGAGGACAAAGGAGAGCATTGCTCGTGCAACACGCATAGCAATTGATTGTGCAAAGTTTGGTGTCTCTGCTAAG GTTGTAGAAATTGTTACTCGAAATTTGGAACGTGAGTCAAGCTTACACAGAAGAGTGGATTTGTTCTTTCTTGTGGATTCCATTACTCAGTGCTCCCGAGGTTTGAAAG GTGATGTTGGTGGCATCTACCCTTCAGCTATTCAAGCGACACTGCCTCGTCTACTCTATGCTGCAGCTCCCCCTGGACCTAGTGCACACGAAAATCGTCGGCAGTGCTTAAAG GTTTTGAAACTTTGGCTGGAAAGAAGAATCCTTCCGGAGTCTGTTGTTCGCCACCATATACGAGAACTTGATTCACTTAGTGCTTCATCTTCTGGTGGTGCCTTTTCTCGCCGCTCAGCTAGAACAGAGAGAGCATTGGATGATCCTGTCAGGGACATGGAGGGTATGCTTGTGGATGAGTATGGCAG CAATTCTAGTTTCCAGCTTCCTGGATTTTGTATGCCCCGAATGCTCAAGGATGAGGATGAAGGTAGTGATTCTGATGGAGGGAGTTTTGAGGCTGTTACTCCAGAACACTATTCTGGAACCCCTGAAGAACAAGTGGCAAACCCTGTAATTGAAAAGCGCAGACATATTTTGGAAGATGTTGATGGTGAACTTGAAATGGAGGATGTTGCTCCTGAGATTGAAATGAGCTCAACCAGTGGTGCTGCTGGAGTGAATACTGCACAAACTTCACTAGAGCAGTGTGATCAGCATTTCCCATTGCCGTTTGCCCCGCCTTTACCTCACGATGTGCCTCCATCATCACCACCACTGCCATCATCACCTCCACCGCCACCCCCACCCCCTCCCCCACCCCTTCCCATCCCTCCTTGTCCTACATCTGATCCCTTTGCTAATGGTGTTGATTCAACAAGTCATACCAGTGTACAT AATAGGCAAGATGATTTGCGATCTGCAGTTCCACCATCAGTTGCACCCAGAATTAATTCAGCAATGTGCACCAATGCAGCCCCTTATCATGGACCTGAATCTAGAGATCTTCCAGGCCCTATTGAGGTTTCTGATTGTAATGCCTCTTTCAACAGTTACCCAGTGCATCCAGTGAATAATATTCAACAACTTGATGGTCCTAACTTCCATCACAATGCCTACCCTCCACGACCTCCTCATCCTGCACAATCAAATCAGTTCTCATATGTTAATTCAGGCCAGCATATGAATTCGATGAGGGATGCCCCACCTCCTCCCTACTCCAACAGATACTATTCTCTGAACACTGATGGTGGAAATTATTATAATAGCCATGAGAGAATGAAACCGGCCCCAAATGAACTTAGAGAGAGCTGGAGGTTTCCTCCACAACCCTTCTCTG GTCCGCAGTATGCTGATAAAGTGAAAGCATCATATGGCCATGGCTCATATGGTGGACCCCAATGTGAGCCAACAAGGTTGCCAAACCAAGGATGGGGCTTCCACCCCCCTGCAATGAATCATAGAAACTCCTTTCCTGTCAGACCACCTCCAGAAGGTGTGGTCCCAGTTGGATCAAGAG CTCCGAGCGGTTGGTGGCCAAGATGA
- the LOC18613399 gene encoding GTP-binding protein BRASSINAZOLE INSENSITIVE PALE GREEN 2, chloroplastic has protein sequence MIIRARNLSPSKLKPLSSLSLFFTEPFTSTTAAKTSIPLLPMTKPQISNKTPHLLFFTNHFTFQSTATPSPPKKYQKHQQKQESSSSKSLTLNRDGNYDDATPHNVVCPGCGVHMQDSDPKHPGFFIKPPTKTKDLMLKTGSRYLVPVSTEPEFTVFLKKGVLLEEKGESTDIEEENLDKEMPEKPVVCARCHSLRHYGKVRDPTVENLLPEFDFDHTVGRRLGSVSGARSVVLMVVDASDFDGSFPRKVAKLVSDVTEENYTAWKQGKSGNVPRIVLVVTKIDLLPSSLSPTRYEHWVRQRAREGGASKIAKLHFVSPVRDWGVKSLVEDVVEMAGPRGTVWAVGAQNAGKSTLINAVGKCVGGKIGFLTEAPVPGTTLGIVRVEGVLPGQAKLFDTPGLLQPHQMTTRLTREEQKLVYVSKELKPRTYRIKAGHTVHIAGLMRLDIEESSVESLYVTVWASPYLPLHMGRTENAHRMLEDHFGRQLQPPIGEERVEELGSWVRKEFHVSGHSWDSSSVDLAAAGIGWFAIGLNGEAVLGVWTYDGVDVVLRNALIPHRAQLFEEAGFTVSKIVSKADQALNKSQKQNEKKKKQSDQKTAMTAEF, from the exons ATGATCATTAGAGCCAGAAATCTTTCTCCATCAAAACTCAAacctctctcttctctctccctCTTCTTTACAGAACCCTTCACTTCCACTACAGCAGCCAAAACTTCAATTCCGCTATTACCCATGACTAAGCCCCAAATCTCCAACAAGACTCCACACCTCCTCTTCTTCACCAACCATTTCACCTTTCAATCTACAGCCACACCATCACCACCAAAAAAGTATCAAAAACACCAGCAGAAGCAGGAGTCCTCTTCTTCTAAATCTTTGACCCTGAACCGAGATGGAAACTATGATGATGCCACCCCCCACAATGTTGTTTGCCCAGGATGTGGGGTACACATGCAGGACTCAGACCCTAAACACCCTGGTTTCTTCATCAAGCCCCCAACGAAGACCAAGGACCTGATGCTCAAAACAGGTTCCCGCTACTTGGTACCTGTGTCAACTGAACCTGAATTCACAGTCTTTCTCAAGAAAGGTGTGCTTTTGGAGGAAAAAGGTGAAAGCACTGACATTGAGGAAGAGAACCTAGATAAAGAAATGCCTGAAAAGCCTGTGGTTTGCGCTAGATGCCACTCATTGCGCCATTATGGCAAGGTGAGGGATCCAACAGTGGAGAATTTATTGCcagaatttgattttgatcaTACCGTTGGCAGGAGATTGGGATCAGTGTCAGGAGCTCGGTCAGTGGTCTTAATGGTGGTTGATGCATCAGATTTTGATGGGTCATTTCCAAGAAAAGTAGCGAAACTTGTATCTGATGTAACTGAAGAGAATTACACAGCTTGGAAACAGGGGAAATCTGGAAATGTGCCTAGGATTGTGCTTGTAGTTACTAAGATTGATCTTTTACCAAGCTCTTTGTCACCTACGCGATATGAACATTGGGTGAGGCAGAGAGCGAGGGAGGGTGGAGCTAGCAAGATTGCAAAATTGCATTTTGTGAGTCCTGTGAGGGATTGGGGAGTGAAGAGCTTGGTGGAGGATGTTGTGGAGATGGCAGGGCCTAGAGGGACTGTGTGGGCAGTGGGGGCCCAAAATGCTGGGAAGAGTACATTGATCAATGCCGTTGGGAAGTGTGTTGGTGGGAAGATTGGTTTCTTGACAGAGGCACCAGTGCCTGGGACAACTTTGGGGATAGTAAGAGTGGAAGGGGTGCTGCCAGGGCAGGCAAAGTTATTTGATACTCCAGGGCTTTTGCAGCCACATCAAATGACAACTAGGTTGACTAGGGAGGAGCAGAAGCTTGTTTATGTTAGTAAGGAGTTGAAACCGAGGACGTATAGAATCAAG GCAGGTCACACAGTTCACATTGCTGGACTCATGAGGCTGGATATTGAAGAGTCATCTGTGGAATCTCTGTATGTTACAGTTTGGGCATCTCCTTATCTACCATTACACATGGGGAGAACTGAAAATGCACACAGAATGCTAGAGGATCATTTTGGTCGTCAGTTACAG CCCCCAATTGGGGAGGAACGAGTAGAAGAGCTTGGCAGTTGGGTGAGAAAGGAATTCCATGTTTCTGGTCACAGCTGGGATTCAAGTTCAGTGGACCTTGCTGCCGCTGGTATTGGTTGGTTTGCTATTGGACTTAATGGAGAGGCAGTGTTAGGGGTTTGGACCTATGATGGAGTTGACGTTGTTTTACGCAATGCTTTGATTCCTCATAGAGCACAGCTTTTTGAAGAAGCTGGATTCACAGTCTCTAAAATTGTCTCAAAGGCTGACCAAGCTTTGAATAAGTCACAGaagcaaaatgaaaagaagaagaaacagagtGACCAGAAAACAGCTATGACAGCTGAATTTTGA